A genome region from Erigeron canadensis isolate Cc75 chromosome 3, C_canadensis_v1, whole genome shotgun sequence includes the following:
- the LOC122592270 gene encoding probable F-box protein At4g22030, producing MAAIINNQAASSMIRSNTLLLFGSSSSSHYNNNNNRDVATSAIHFPRINTRNNNTNIAVVASNIGLVEEIMSTRIISSSPSKPKSPSDKSLRPNTVVDDEELLVMEKLYLILETVSDRVEMHKNIGEQRANWNSLLLTSINTITLSAATMAAIATTTLPAASLEALKLSSTFLYLAATGMLVIMNKIQPSQLAEEQRNAARLFKQLEAEIKTKMASIGVRNRLSITDVNEAMKKVLALDRAYPLPLIGVMLEKFPAKVKPAVWWPQQQPRTTTTRRQKDNNGWSVELEEEMRNIIRVLEIKDKEDYLRLGNKAVKLNKALAIAGPLLTGLGAIGSACPGAMMLGVMGGAMASVVNTLQHGGQVGMVFEMYRSNAGFFEMIKESIESNLKERDVHRRENGQVFEMKVALRLGRSLSELSDVAASYSRTGDNIQEFGSKLF from the coding sequence ATGGCTGCCATTATTAATAATCAAGCAGCTTCAAGCATGATTCGTTCAAATACATTATTGTTATTCGGCTCTTCATCGTCGTctcattataataataataataatagagacGTGGCAACGAGTGCTATCCATTTTCCCAGGATTAACACtagaaataataatactaatattgCAGTAGTAGCATCAAACATAGGTTTGGTGGAAGAAATAATGTCAACAAGAATAATCTCATCTTCACCCAGCAAGCCTAAAAGCCCCAGTGATAAGTCTCTGCGGCCTAATACAGTAGTAGATGATGAAGAATTGTTAGTGATGGAAAAGCTTTATCTGATACTAGAGACAGTGTCGGACCGGGTGGAGATGCATAAGAACATCGGAGAGCAAAGGGCCAATTGGAACAGCCTTCTGTTGACGTCCATCAACACCATTACTCTTTCGGCTGCCACCATGGCTGCTATCGCTACTACCACTTTGCCAGCTGCTAGTTTGGAAGCACTTAAGCTGTCATCTACATTCTTGTATCTGGCTGCCACCGGGATGCTGGTTATCATGAACAAAATCCAACCATCCCAACTCGCTGAAGAACAAAGAAACGCCGCACGCCTGTTCAAGCAGCTTGAAGCCGAAATCAAGACAAAAATGGCATCCATAGGCGTCCGCAATCGTCTAAGTATTACTGATGTAAATGAAGCCATGAAGAAAGTTTTAGCTTTAGACAGAGCTTACCCTCTTCCTCTAATCGGTGTCATGCTCGAAAAGTTCCCGGCCAAAGTCAAACCTGCGGTTTGGTGGCCCCAACAACAACCAAGGACTACTACTACTCGTCGTCAAAAAGATAATAATGGCTGGAGTGTGGAGCTGGAAGAGGAGATGAGAAACATCATTAGAGTTTTGGAGATAAAAGATAAAGAGGATTACTTGAGGTTAGGCAACAAGGCCGTGAAACTCAACAAAGCCTTAGCCATAGCCGGTCCTCTGCTCACCGGCTTAGGGGCAATTGGTTCCGCATGTCCTGGGGCCATGATGCTTGGGGTCATGGGAGGTGCCATGGCCAGCGTTGTGAACACGCTACAACACGGGGGCCAGGTGGGCATGGTGTTTGAGATGTACCGAAGCAATGCAGGTTTCTTTGAGATGATCAAGGAATCCATTGAATCAAACTTGAAGGAAAGAGATGTCCACCGCAGAGAAAACGGCCAAGTCTTTGAGATGAAGGTTGCATTGCGTCTCGGAAGAAGCCTGTCCGAGCTTAGTGACGTTGCCGCTTCCTATTCAAGGACTGGCGACAACATTCAAGAGTTTGGAAGCAAGCTTTTCTGA
- the LOC122592271 gene encoding uncharacterized protein LOC122592271: MANSQHFIDFCQNQQINLYLFHTLKGCLEKQNFKWTEEAQKAFMELKNYLCQLPTMTAPKPGETLQMYLAASGDTISAVLLAIRKGVQQPIYYVSRILQAPETRYPEIEKLALAIIHAARRLRRYFQAYPIQVLTDKPIKQVLTRPEVLRRLAKWAVELGEHEIEFKPRNAIKGQILADFLAEVPLNETKNKRKVIQEMKPEDPEDLKAWKLFTDGASSVDGSGAGLILTSPEEKEFTYALRFDFKASNNAAEYEALLAGLRIAKQMKVNHIHAYVDSQIVAFQVDGTYEAKEPAMKKYPEKVRQDRQSFKTFRIQNVSRSRNKIADALSKLASTSFAHLTKGVLVEVLQKSSIEEDTVVSPVEEEGQTWMTLIIEYLTSGLLLEDKGEARKIRIKAPQYILRDEGLYKKSYMGPLLRCVGLKQAKAVIQEVHHGCCGAHVGARMVVAKITKMGYYWPSMHNDTLKEIQACDSCQIHATVQKAPKHELIPVTSAWSFSKWGINIVGPFLQAPGKVRFLVVAVDYFTKWIEAKPLVTISGKQMEKFVWEQVVTRFGIPQVIVSDNGKQFSQGIFPNCAIIWKYNKSSHP, encoded by the coding sequence ATGGCAAACTCGCAGCACTTCATCGATTTTTGTCAAAATCAGCAGATAAATCTTTACCTTTTTCATACGCTCAAAGGATGTCTGGAAAAACAAAACTTCAAGTGGACGGAAGAGGCGCAGAAAGCTTTCATGGAGCTGAAAAATTACTTATGCCAGTTACCGACAATGACGGCTCCAAAACCCGGAGAAACTCTCCAGATGTACCTAGCAGCCTCCGGAGACACTATAAGCGCAGTTTTATTAGCAATCCGGAAGGGAGTCCAACAACCAATATATTATGTGAGTAGAATCCTACAAGCACCAGAAACAAGATATCCTGAAATTGAGAAGCTCGCTCTCGCCATAATCCATGCAGCCCGAAGGCTCCGGAGATACTTTCAGGCATATCCCATTCAAGTGCTAACGGACAAGCCCATCAAACAGGTACTAACCAGACCGGAGGTTTTAAGGAGATTAGCAAAATGGGCAGTCGAATTGGGAGAACATGAAATTGAATTCAAACCAAGAAATGCGATAAAAGGCCAAATTTTAGCAGATTTTCTTGCTGAAGTTCCATTAAATGaaacaaagaacaaaagaaaagtTATACAAGAAATGAAGCCGGAGGATCCGGAAGACTTGAAAGCATGGAAGTTATTTACGGACGGAGCCTCAAGCGTAGATGGTTCTGGAGCCGGTCTCATTTTGACCAGCCCAGAAGAAAAAGAGTTCACATATGCTCTGCGTTTTGATTTTAAAGCATCAAACAATGCCGCAGAATATGAAGCACTACTAGCAGGCTTACGAATAGCAAAACAAATGAAGGTAAACCATATTCATGCTTACGTAGACTCCCAGATTGTGGCTTTTCAAGTAGATGGAACATATGAAGCGAAAGAGCCGGCAATGAAGAAATACCCGGAGAAAGTAAGACAAGACAGACAAAGCTTCAAGACCTTCCGGATACAAAATGTAAGCAGAAGCCGCAACAAGATAGCGGACGCTCTAAGCAAGTTGGCCTCCACTTCTTTCGCCCATCTCACTAAAGGAGTATTAGTTGAAGTACTACAAAAAAGCTCCATTGAGGAAGATACTGTTGTAAGTCCAGTAGAAGAGGAAGGGCAAACTTGGATGACGCTCATTATTGAATATCTAACCAGTGGATTGCTACTCGAAGACAAGGGAGAGGCAAGAAAGATCAGAATTAAAGCACCACAATATATCCTCCGAGACGAAGGTTTGTACAAGAAATCATATATGGGACCACTGTTAAGATGTGTTGGCCTAAAACAGGCGAAGGCTGTAATTCAAGAAGTACATCACGGGTGTTGCGGAGCCCACGTCGGAGCAAGAATGGTAGTTGCCAAAATCACCAAAATGGGATATTATTGGCCATCTATGCACAACGACACTCTGAAGGAAATTCAAGCGTGTGATTCTTGTCAAATCCATGCGACCGTTCAGAAGGCTCCGAAGCATGAGCTCATTCCAGTAACATCAGCTTGGTCTTTCTCAAAATGGGGTATCAATATTGTTGGACCTTTTCTGCAGGCTCCGGGGAAAGTAAGATTCTTGGTTGTAGCCGTCGATTACTTCACAAAGTGGATAGAAGCCAAGCCTTTGGTCACCATTTCTGGAAAGCAAATGGAAAAATTCGTCTGGGAACAAGTAGTAACAAGATTCGGGATCCCTCAAGTTATTGTGAGTGATAATGGAAAGCAGTTTAGCCAAGGAATTTTCCCGAATTGTGCAATTATTTGGAAATACAACAAAAGTTCACATCCGTAG